The proteins below come from a single Rosa rugosa chromosome 2, drRosRugo1.1, whole genome shotgun sequence genomic window:
- the LOC133734885 gene encoding adenine DNA glycosylase — translation MVVKKKKKQTANAAVANRRQTLRRCRSAKQPELQDIEDLFSEDETEKIREALLKWYGLNRRDLPWREEEEDVEVRVYRVWVSEVMLQQTRVQTVIQYFNRWMSKWPTIHSLAQASLEEVNEMWAGLGYYRRARFLLEGARKIVAEGDQFPKTVSQLLKIPGIGDYTAGAIASIALKEAVPVVDGNVIRVIARLKAISANPKDSLTVKKFWKLAAQLVDPFQPGDFNQALMELGATVCTPTSPSCGTCPVSDQCCALSISRHDSSVVVTDYPVKVVKTKQRHDFSAVCVVEILGDEESSNGHQINNKFLLVKRPDEGLLAGLWEFPSVSLAGEVGLVPRRKAIDQYLNKYFTLNPRKTCDIVSREHVGEYVHVFSHIRLKMYVESLILRVEGGMNDLVSKQDNEIVPWKCVDAEILSNMGLTSGVRKVYTMVQKLKQEKSSSDPALDIKKRKRPSIK, via the exons ATGGtagtcaagaagaagaagaagcagaccgCCAATGCAGCCGTTGCCAACAGAAGGCAAACCCTAAGGCGGTGTCGATCGGCCAAGCAACCAGAATTACAAGACATCGAAGACTTGTTCAGCGAAGACGAGACCGAGAAAATCAGGGAGGCTctgctgaaatggtacggcctCAACCGCAGAGACCTGCCTtggagagaagaagaggaagacgtGGAGGTCAGAGTGTACAGGGTGTGGGTCTCGGAAGTCATGCTTCAGCAGACTAGGGTTCAGACTGTGATTCAGTACTTCAACCGTTGGATGAGCAAATGGCCCACCATTCACAGCTTAGCTCAGGCTTCTCttgag GAGGTGAATGAAATGTGGGCTGGTTTGGGATACTATCGAAGAGCACGATTTCTCTTAGAG GGAGCTAGGAAGATTGTTGCAGAAGGAGATCAGTTTCCTAAAACAGTTTCTCAGCTACTAAAAATACCAGGAATCGGAGACTATACGGCTGGAGCGATCGCCTCAATTGCATTAAAAGAG GCAGTTCCAGTGGTGGATGGAAATGTAATAAGGGTGATTGCTAGACTAAAGGCTATTTCTGCCAATCCAAAAGACTCTTTGACTGTCAAGAAATTTTG GAAACTAGCAGCCCAATTAGTTGACCCTTTCCAGCCTGGGGACTTCAATCAGGCTCTAATGGAGCTTGGTGCAACTGTATGTACGCCAACAAGTCCAAGCTGCGGCACATGTCCTGTATCTGACCAATGTTGTGCATTGTCAATATCTAGGCATGATAGTTCAGTGGTGGTTACAGATTATCCAGTTAAGGTGGTAAAGACCAAACAAAGACATGATTTCTCTGCTGTATGTGTTGTGGAAATATTGGGAGATGAGGAATCATCAAACGGACACCAAATCAACAATAAGTTTCTTCTGGTAAAAAGGCCTGATGAAGGGTTGCTTGCTGGCCTCTGGGAGTTCCCGTCTGTCTCATTGGCTGGAGAAGTTGGATTGGTTCCTAGGAGAAAGGCAATTGATCAATATTTGAATAAGTATTTCACACTTAACCCCAGAAAGACGTGTGACATAGTTTCCAGGGAACATGTGGGAGAATATGTCCatgttttctctcatattcgaCTCAAGATGTATGTGGAATCGTTGATTTTACGTGTTGAAG GTGGGATGAATGACCTGGTTAGCAAGCAGGACAACGAAATCGTGCCTTGGAAATGTGTGGATGCCGAGATTCTTTCAAACATGGGATTGACATCTGGTGTAAGAAAG GTATACACTATGGTTCAAAAGTTAAAGCAAGAAAAGTCGTCTTCTGATCCTGCCTTGGacatcaagaagagaaaaaggcCTTCAATAAAGTAG
- the LOC133732719 gene encoding protein TRAUCO, with product MDNLQSNYMDEDEEEDEQSKTTAAAVAITELVEPATTTEPANDDEPSSEPIINPPPTDPLNGNKTETEASEDLSESVKSLENDVDVDIEDEDPPPKKQKQLSSLTAIASAAATTPPASSDPDQAQLPQPAPEANGNGNGNGALLLPAQPSKKSTKKKNNNVWVTKSTRKGKKKTKPSTNNNAPGEDKVLVTPVTRFPDKTDDTPEMTICLSKVYKAEKVEVSEDRMSAGSTKGYRMVRATRGVVEGAWYFEIRVVSLGETGHTRLGWSTDKGDLQAPVGYDGNSFGYRDIDGSKVHKALREKYGDEGYKEGDVIGFYINLPDGGSYAPKPPHLVWYKGQRYATAPEAKEDAVKVVPGSEISFFKNGVCQGVAFKDLYGGRYYPAASMYTLPHQPNCVVKFNFGPDFEFFPEDFNERPVPRPMVEVPYHGFENRAENGVSNEKNN from the exons ATGGACAATCTCCAATCCAATTACATGGACGAAGACGAGGAAGAAGACGAACAATCCAaaaccaccgccgccgccgtcgcAATCACCGAGCTCGTTGAGCCGGCGACGACAACGGAGCCCGCAAACGACGACGAGCCCAGTTCGGAGCCCATAATTAACCCACCGCCCACCGACCCGCTCAACGGCAACAAAACCGAGACCGAAGCCTCCGAAGACCTCTCCGAGTCCGTCAAATCCCTCGAAAACGACGTCGACGTCGACATCGAAGACGAAGACCCGCCTCCCAAGAAGCAAAAGCAGCTCTCTTCTCTCACCGCCATTGCCTCCGCCGCGGCGACCACCCCACCCGCTTCTTCGGACCCGGACCAGGCCCAATTGCCCCAACCCGCACCCGAAGCCAACGGCAACGGCAACGGCAACGGCGCTCTCCTCCTCCCGGCGCAACCCTCCAAGAAGTCcaccaagaagaagaacaacAATGTGTGGGTCACCAAGTCGACGCggaaagggaagaagaagaccaaGCCCAGCACCAACAACAATGCCCCCGGAGAGGACAAGGTTCTCGTCACTCCGGTCACCAGATTCCCCGACAAGACGGACGACACGCCGGAGATGACTATCTGCCTCTCCAAGGTCTACAAGGCCGAGAAAGTTGAGGTCAGCGAGGACCGAATGAGTGCCGGGAGTACTAAAGGGTATAGAATGGTTAGGGCCACCAGGGGAGTTGTGGAAGGTGCTTGGTACTTTGAAATTAGGGTAGTCAGCTTGGGAGAGACCGGCCACACCCGCCTCGGCTGGTCCACTGACAAAGGTGACCTTCAGGCTCCGGTTGGATATGATGGGAATAGTTTCGGGTATCGGGACATTGATGGGAGTAAGGTGCATAAGGCTTTGAGGGAGAAGTATGGCGACGAAGGGTATAAGGAAGGTGATGTTATAGGGTTCTATATAAATTTGCCGGATGGGGGGTCTTATGCCCCCAAACCTCCGCATTTGGTTTGGTATAAGGGGCAGAGGTATGCTACAGCACCTGAAGCCAAGGAGGATGCTGTCAAAGTAGTGCCTG GAAGTGAGATATCTTTTTTCAAAAATGGGGTATGCCAAGGTGTTGCTTTTAAAGATCTATACGGTGGTCGTTACTATCCTGCTGCTTCAATGTATACTCTTCCCCATCAACCAAATTGTGTGGTCAAGTTCAACTTTGGTCCTGACTTTGAATTCTTTCCAGAAGACTTCAATGAACGTCCAGTGCCCAGGCCCATGGTTGAAGTTCCTTATCATGGGTTTGAAAACCGTGCTGAAAATGGAGTGTCCAATGAGAAGAACAATTAG